A genomic stretch from Pseudomonas sp. MUP55 includes:
- the rplW gene encoding 50S ribosomal protein L23: MNQERVFKVLLGPHVSEKATVLADKKGQFVFKVATDATKLEIKKAVESLFSVKVERVTTLNVLGKSKRTARGLGKRNDWKKAVISLQPGQDLDFSSSAE, encoded by the coding sequence ATGAACCAGGAACGCGTATTTAAAGTTCTGCTTGGCCCGCACGTTTCCGAAAAGGCTACGGTTCTGGCTGACAAGAAAGGCCAGTTCGTTTTCAAGGTTGCAACTGACGCAACCAAGCTGGAAATCAAGAAGGCCGTCGAAAGCCTGTTCAGCGTGAAAGTAGAGCGTGTTACTACCCTGAATGTTCTGGGTAAGAGCAAGCGCACTGCTCGCGGTCTGGGCAAGCGTAATGACTGGAAGAAGGCAGTTATCTCCCTTCAGCCAGGCCAAGATCTCGATTTCAGCAGCAGTGCTGAGTAA
- the rpsJ gene encoding 30S ribosomal protein S10 — MQNQQIRIRLKAFDHRLIDQSTQEIVETAKRTGAQVRGPIPLPTRKERFTVLVSPHVNKDARDQYEIRTHKRVLDIVQPTDKTVDALMKLDLAAGVEVQISLG, encoded by the coding sequence ATGCAAAATCAGCAAATCCGTATCAGGTTGAAGGCTTTTGACCATCGCCTGATCGACCAATCCACCCAGGAAATCGTGGAAACCGCGAAACGTACTGGTGCTCAAGTGCGTGGTCCAATTCCACTGCCTACCCGTAAAGAGCGGTTCACCGTTCTGGTCTCCCCGCACGTCAACAAAGACGCGCGTGACCAGTACGAGATCCGTACTCATAAGCGCGTACTGGACATCGTCCAGCCAACGGATAAAACCGTTGATGCACTTATGAAGCTCGATCTGGCGGCCGGTGTGGAAGTACAGATCAGCCTCGGCTAA
- the rplP gene encoding 50S ribosomal protein L16, producing MLQPKRTKFRKQMTGHNRGLAQRGSKVSFGEFALKSVARGRLTARQIESARRALTRHVKRGGKIWIRVFPDKPISKKPLEVRMGKGKGNVEYWVAQIQPGKVLYEIEGVTEELAREAFALAAAKLPLATAFVKRTVM from the coding sequence ATGTTGCAACCTAAGCGTACGAAGTTCCGCAAGCAGATGACAGGCCACAACCGTGGTCTGGCTCAGCGCGGTAGCAAAGTCAGCTTCGGCGAGTTCGCGCTGAAGTCTGTAGCTCGTGGTCGTCTCACCGCTCGTCAGATCGAGTCAGCGCGTCGTGCTCTGACCCGTCACGTTAAACGTGGCGGCAAGATCTGGATCCGTGTATTCCCGGACAAGCCGATCTCCAAAAAACCTCTCGAGGTTCGTATGGGTAAAGGTAAGGGTAACGTGGAATACTGGGTAGCCCAGATTCAGCCAGGCAAAGTCCTGTATGAAATCGAGGGTGTAACTGAAGAGCTGGCGCGTGAGGCTTTTGCCCTGGCTGCTGCAAAGCTGCCGCTCGCCACCGCCTTTGTTAAACGGACGGTGATGTGA
- the rplC gene encoding 50S ribosomal protein L3 — protein sequence MTIGVVGRKCGMTRIFTEEGVSIPVTVIEIEPNRVTQFKTEETDGYRAVQVTVGERRASRVTAAQAGHFAKANVAAGRTVMEFRLEDGDYQAGDLINAEIFAAGQLVDVTGQSKGKGFQGTIKRWNFRGQDNTHGNSVSHRVPGSIGQCQTPGRVFKGKKMSGHMGAERVTVQSLEVVRVDAERNLLLVKGAVPGATGGNLVVRPAAKARG from the coding sequence ATGACTATTGGTGTAGTCGGTCGTAAATGCGGTATGACCCGTATTTTCACCGAAGAAGGTGTCTCCATTCCGGTCACGGTCATTGAGATCGAACCGAATCGCGTCACCCAGTTCAAAACTGAAGAAACCGATGGCTATCGTGCAGTGCAAGTCACTGTCGGCGAGCGTCGTGCTTCGCGCGTGACTGCTGCTCAAGCAGGTCACTTCGCTAAAGCAAACGTTGCAGCTGGTCGCACCGTCATGGAGTTCCGTCTTGAAGACGGCGACTACCAGGCTGGCGATCTGATCAACGCTGAAATCTTCGCTGCTGGTCAACTGGTTGATGTAACCGGTCAGTCCAAAGGTAAAGGCTTCCAGGGTACGATCAAGCGTTGGAATTTCCGTGGTCAAGACAACACTCACGGTAACTCCGTTTCCCACCGCGTCCCGGGCTCTATTGGCCAGTGCCAGACTCCTGGTCGTGTATTCAAGGGCAAAAAAATGTCCGGTCATATGGGCGCTGAGCGCGTGACCGTGCAGTCCCTCGAAGTAGTGCGCGTCGACGCTGAACGCAATCTGTTGTTGGTCAAGGGTGCTGTTCCTGGCGCTACTGGCGGCAACCTGGTTGTACGTCCAGCGGCCAAGGCTCGCGGTTAA
- the rpsG gene encoding 30S ribosomal protein S7, whose translation MPRRRVAAKREVLDDPKYGSQILAKFMNHVMESGKKAVAERIVYGALEKVKERKNSDPLEIFEKALDAIAPLVEVKSRRVGGATYQVPVEVRPSRRNALAMRWLVDFARKRGEKSMALRLAGELLDAAEGKGAAVKKREDVHRMAEANKAFSHYRF comes from the coding sequence ATGCCAAGAAGACGCGTAGCAGCCAAGCGCGAAGTGCTTGACGATCCAAAATACGGAAGCCAAATTCTGGCCAAGTTCATGAACCACGTGATGGAAAGCGGCAAGAAAGCCGTTGCCGAGCGTATCGTTTATGGCGCGCTGGAAAAGGTTAAAGAACGCAAGAACAGCGACCCCCTGGAAATCTTCGAGAAAGCTCTCGACGCCATCGCTCCGCTGGTCGAAGTGAAGTCGCGCCGTGTAGGCGGTGCTACTTACCAGGTTCCGGTTGAAGTTCGCCCGTCCCGTCGTAACGCTCTGGCAATGCGCTGGTTGGTAGACTTCGCCCGTAAGCGCGGCGAGAAGTCTATGGCCCTGCGTTTGGCCGGCGAACTGTTGGACGCTGCTGAAGGTAAAGGTGCTGCTGTTAAGAAGCGTGAAGACGTGCACCGTATGGCTGAAGCCAACAAAGCTTTCTCGCACTACCGCTTCTAA
- the rplB gene encoding 50S ribosomal protein L2, with translation MAIVKCKPTSPGRRFVVKVVNQELHKGAPHAPLLEKKSKSGGRNNNGRITTRHIGGGHKQHYRLVDFRRNDKDGIAATVERIEYDPNRTAHIALLLYADGERRYIIAPKGVSAGDQLIAGALAPIKPGNALQLRNIPVGSTVHGIELKPGKGAQIARSAGASAQLIAREGVYVTLRLRSGEMRKVLAECRATLGEVSNSEHSLRSLGKAGAKRWRGVRPTVRGVAMNPVDHPHGGGEGRTSGGRHPVSPWGFPTKGAKTRGNKRTDKMIVRRRK, from the coding sequence ATGGCAATCGTTAAATGCAAACCGACTTCCCCTGGCCGCCGTTTTGTGGTCAAGGTGGTCAACCAGGAGCTGCATAAAGGCGCTCCTCACGCACCGCTGCTCGAGAAGAAATCGAAGTCTGGTGGTCGTAACAACAATGGTCGTATTACCACTCGTCACATCGGTGGTGGCCATAAGCAGCATTATCGTCTGGTCGATTTCCGTCGCAACGACAAAGATGGCATCGCTGCCACTGTCGAGCGTATCGAATACGATCCAAACCGTACTGCTCACATCGCTCTGCTGCTGTACGCAGATGGCGAGCGTCGCTACATCATCGCCCCTAAAGGCGTGAGCGCTGGCGACCAGCTGATCGCAGGTGCCTTGGCGCCGATCAAGCCGGGCAACGCTCTGCAACTGCGCAACATTCCAGTTGGTAGCACCGTACACGGCATCGAATTGAAGCCAGGTAAAGGCGCGCAAATCGCTCGTTCCGCTGGTGCTTCGGCTCAGCTGATCGCTCGTGAAGGTGTCTACGTGACCCTGCGTCTGCGTTCTGGTGAGATGCGTAAAGTACTGGCTGAATGCCGTGCGACCCTGGGCGAAGTCTCGAACTCCGAGCACAGCCTGCGTTCGCTGGGTAAAGCTGGTGCCAAACGCTGGCGTGGCGTTCGCCCAACCGTTCGTGGTGTTGCCATGAACCCGGTTGACCACCCACACGGTGGTGGTGAAGGTCGTACCTCTGGTGGTCGTCATCCGGTATCGCCATGGGGCTTCCCGACTAAGGGCGCGAAGACTCGTGGTAATAAGCGTACCGACAAAATGATCGTCCGTCGTCGCAAGTAA
- the rpsL gene encoding 30S ribosomal protein S12 has translation MATINQLVRQPRKRIVEKSDVPALQNCPQRRGVCTRVYTTTPKKPNSALRKVCRVRLTNGFEVSSYIGGEGHNLQEHSVVLIRGGRVKDLPGVRYHTVRGSLDTSGVKGRNQGRSKYGTKKPK, from the coding sequence ATGGCAACTATCAACCAGCTGGTACGTCAGCCGCGTAAGCGTATCGTCGAGAAATCCGACGTGCCTGCGCTGCAGAACTGCCCGCAACGTCGTGGCGTATGCACCCGTGTGTATACCACCACGCCGAAAAAACCTAACTCGGCACTGCGTAAAGTATGCCGTGTGCGTCTGACCAACGGTTTCGAGGTTTCCTCGTACATCGGCGGTGAAGGCCACAACCTGCAAGAGCACAGCGTGGTACTGATCCGCGGCGGTCGTGTAAAAGACTTGCCAGGTGTTCGTTACCACACCGTACGTGGCTCCTTGGATACTTCCGGCGTTAAAGGTCGTAACCAGGGTCGTTCGAAGTACGGTACCAAGAAGCCTAAGTAG
- the rplV gene encoding 50S ribosomal protein L22, translated as MEVAAKLSGARISAQKARLVADQIRGKKVGEALNLLAFSSKKAAEIMKKVLESAVANAEHNEGADVDDLKVSTVFVNEGRSLKRIMPRAKGRADRIVKRSCHITVKVADK; from the coding sequence ATGGAAGTAGCCGCTAAGTTGTCGGGCGCTCGAATCTCCGCCCAGAAAGCCCGCTTGGTCGCCGACCAGATCCGCGGGAAGAAGGTGGGCGAAGCGCTCAACCTGTTGGCTTTCAGCAGTAAGAAAGCCGCCGAGATCATGAAGAAAGTGCTGGAGTCGGCCGTAGCCAACGCCGAGCATAACGAAGGCGCAGACGTTGATGACCTGAAGGTCAGCACCGTTTTCGTCAACGAAGGGCGTTCGCTGAAGCGCATCATGCCACGTGCCAAAGGCCGTGCTGATCGCATCGTCAAGCGGTCTTGCCATATCACTGTCAAGGTTGCTGACAAGTAA
- the rplD gene encoding 50S ribosomal protein L4: MQLNVNDAQAIEVSELTFGGEFNETLVHQAVVAYMAGGRQGSKQQKTRSDVRGGGKRPWRQKGTGRARAGTIRSPIWRGGGTTFAARPQDHSQKLNKKMYRAALRSILAELVRTDRLVVVQDFAVESPKTKDLLGKLNNMSLTDVLIVSEAVDQNLYLAARNLPHVDVRDVQGSDPVSLIAYDKVLITVSAVKKFEELLG, from the coding sequence ATGCAATTAAATGTAAATGACGCTCAAGCGATCGAAGTTTCCGAACTGACATTTGGCGGCGAATTCAACGAGACGCTGGTTCACCAAGCAGTCGTGGCCTACATGGCCGGCGGCCGTCAAGGTAGCAAGCAGCAAAAGACCCGTTCCGACGTACGTGGTGGCGGTAAGCGCCCTTGGCGTCAGAAAGGTACTGGCCGTGCTCGTGCCGGTACTATCCGTAGCCCAATCTGGCGTGGCGGTGGTACCACTTTCGCAGCTCGTCCACAGGATCACTCTCAGAAGCTCAACAAGAAGATGTACCGCGCAGCTCTGCGCTCCATCCTTGCTGAACTCGTGCGTACTGATCGTCTGGTCGTGGTTCAGGACTTCGCTGTTGAAAGTCCAAAAACCAAAGATCTGCTGGGCAAACTGAACAACATGAGCCTGACCGACGTTTTGATCGTGTCTGAAGCTGTTGATCAGAACCTGTACCTGGCTGCTCGTAACCTGCCACACGTTGATGTACGTGACGTGCAAGGTTCCGATCCAGTTAGTCTGATCGCATACGACAAGGTGTTGATCACCGTGTCGGCCGTGAAGAAATTCGAGGAGCTGCTGGGATGA
- the fusA gene encoding elongation factor G, with translation MARTTPISRYRNIGIVAHVDAGKTTTTERVLFYTGKSHKMGEVHDGAATTDWMVQEQERGITITSAAITAFWKGSEKQYKDEHRFNVIDTPGHVDFTIEVERSLRVLDGAVVVFCGTSGVEPQSETVWRQANKYGVPRLVYVNKMDRAGANFLRVIGQIKQRLGHTPVPIQLAIGSEDNFQGQIDLINMEAVYWNDSDKGMVPVRKPIPEELQELADEWRNNMVEAAAEASEELMNKYLEGEELTNVEIKAALRQRTIAGEIVLAVCGSSFKNKGVPLVLDAVIDYLPAPTDIPAIKGTNPDNEEEEMERHADDSEPFSALAFKIATDPFVGTLTFVRVYSGVLASGDGVINSVKGKKERVGRMVQMHANAREEIKEVRAGDIAALIGMKDVTTGETLCDAAKPIILVRMDFPEPVISVAVEPKTKDDQEKMGIALGKLAQEDPSFRVKTDEETGQTIISGMGELHLDILVDRMRREFNVEANIGKPQVSYRERITKNCEIEGKFVRQSGGRGQFGHCWIRFAPADEGQEGLQFVNEVVGGVVPKEYIPAIQKGIEEQMKNGVVAGYPLIGLKATVFDGSYHDVDSNEMAFKVAASMATKQLAQKGGGELLEPIMAVEVVTPEDYMGDVMGDLNRRRGMILGMEDTVSGKVIRAEVPLGEMFGYATDVRSMSQGRASYSMEFKKYNTAPAHIAETVSKKQG, from the coding sequence ATGGCTCGTACTACTCCGATTAGCCGCTACCGTAATATCGGTATCGTCGCTCACGTGGATGCTGGTAAAACCACCACCACCGAGCGCGTACTGTTTTACACCGGCAAAAGTCACAAAATGGGCGAGGTGCATGACGGCGCCGCGACCACAGACTGGATGGTTCAGGAGCAGGAGCGTGGTATTACCATTACTTCTGCTGCTATTACCGCCTTCTGGAAAGGTTCCGAGAAGCAGTACAAGGACGAGCACCGCTTCAACGTAATCGATACCCCGGGCCACGTAGACTTCACCATTGAAGTTGAGCGTTCCCTGCGTGTACTCGACGGCGCTGTCGTTGTGTTCTGTGGTACCTCGGGTGTTGAGCCTCAGTCGGAAACCGTATGGCGTCAAGCCAACAAGTACGGCGTTCCACGTCTTGTTTACGTAAACAAGATGGACCGTGCTGGCGCCAACTTCCTGCGCGTGATCGGTCAGATCAAGCAGCGTCTGGGTCACACTCCGGTGCCTATCCAGTTGGCTATCGGTTCCGAAGACAACTTCCAGGGTCAGATCGATCTGATCAACATGGAAGCGGTCTACTGGAACGATTCCGATAAAGGTATGGTTCCTGTTCGTAAGCCTATCCCTGAAGAGCTTCAGGAGCTGGCTGACGAGTGGCGCAACAACATGGTTGAGGCTGCTGCCGAAGCCAGCGAAGAGCTGATGAACAAGTACCTCGAGGGTGAAGAACTCACCAACGTGGAGATCAAGGCCGCTCTGCGTCAGCGTACTATCGCTGGTGAAATCGTCCTGGCTGTTTGCGGTTCTTCTTTCAAGAACAAGGGTGTTCCCCTGGTTCTCGACGCCGTTATCGACTACTTGCCTGCTCCAACCGACATTCCTGCTATCAAGGGTACCAACCCTGATAACGAGGAAGAAGAGATGGAGCGTCACGCCGATGACAGCGAGCCGTTCTCGGCTCTGGCGTTCAAGATTGCTACCGACCCATTCGTGGGTACCTTGACATTCGTCCGCGTTTACTCGGGCGTGTTGGCCTCCGGCGACGGCGTGATCAACTCGGTCAAGGGCAAGAAAGAGCGCGTGGGTCGTATGGTGCAAATGCACGCAAACGCCCGTGAAGAGATCAAGGAAGTGCGCGCTGGTGACATCGCGGCCCTGATCGGCATGAAGGACGTCACCACTGGTGAGACTTTGTGCGACGCTGCCAAGCCAATCATCCTGGTTCGCATGGACTTCCCGGAGCCGGTTATTTCGGTTGCCGTAGAGCCAAAGACCAAGGATGACCAGGAAAAAATGGGTATCGCTCTGGGCAAGCTTGCTCAGGAAGATCCATCTTTCCGCGTCAAGACTGATGAAGAGACTGGTCAAACGATCATCTCCGGCATGGGCGAGTTGCACCTGGACATCCTGGTTGACCGGATGCGCCGTGAGTTCAACGTCGAAGCCAACATCGGTAAGCCTCAGGTTTCCTATCGTGAGCGCATCACGAAGAACTGTGAAATCGAAGGCAAGTTCGTTCGTCAATCCGGCGGTCGTGGTCAGTTCGGTCACTGCTGGATCCGTTTTGCTCCTGCTGACGAAGGTCAGGAAGGTCTGCAATTCGTGAACGAAGTAGTAGGTGGTGTTGTTCCTAAGGAATACATCCCTGCTATCCAGAAGGGTATCGAAGAGCAGATGAAGAACGGTGTTGTTGCCGGCTATCCGCTGATCGGCCTGAAAGCAACCGTTTTTGACGGTTCTTACCACGACGTCGACTCCAACGAGATGGCGTTTAAGGTGGCTGCTTCCATGGCAACCAAGCAACTGGCCCAGAAGGGCGGTGGTGAGTTGCTTGAGCCAATCATGGCGGTAGAAGTTGTTACACCTGAAGACTATATGGGTGATGTCATGGGCGACCTTAACCGTCGTCGCGGCATGATCTTGGGTATGGAAGACACGGTTTCCGGCAAAGTGATTCGCGCCGAGGTTCCGTTGGGCGAGATGTTCGGTTATGCGACCGACGTTCGTTCCATGTCTCAGGGTCGCGCAAGCTACTCTATGGAATTCAAAAAATACAACACAGCTCCGGCGCACATCGCTGAAACTGTATCCAAAAAACAAGGCTGA
- the rpsC gene encoding 30S ribosomal protein S3, with protein sequence MGQKVHPIGIRLGIVKEHTSVWYADGRTYADYLFADLKVREYLQDKLKSASVSRIDIHRPAQTARITIHTARPGIVIGKKGEDVEKLRQDLTKQMGVPVHINIEEIRKPELDGMLVAQSVAQQLERRVMFRRAMKRAVQNAMRIGAKGIKIQVSGRLGGAEIARTEWYREGRVPLHTLRADIDYANYEAHTTYGVIGVKVWIFKGEVIGGRQEELKPQAPAPRKKAAK encoded by the coding sequence ATGGGTCAGAAAGTACATCCCATTGGCATTCGCCTGGGAATCGTCAAGGAGCACACCTCCGTCTGGTACGCAGACGGTCGGACTTATGCGGACTATTTGTTCGCTGATCTGAAGGTGCGTGAGTATCTCCAAGACAAACTAAAAAGCGCGTCCGTAAGCCGTATCGATATCCATCGTCCGGCACAAACTGCACGTATCACCATCCACACCGCTCGTCCAGGTATCGTTATCGGGAAGAAAGGTGAAGATGTTGAGAAACTGCGTCAGGACCTGACCAAGCAAATGGGTGTGCCTGTGCACATCAATATCGAAGAGATCCGTAAGCCGGAGCTCGACGGTATGCTGGTTGCGCAGAGCGTAGCTCAGCAGCTGGAGCGTCGCGTCATGTTCCGTCGCGCTATGAAGCGCGCCGTACAGAACGCCATGCGCATTGGTGCCAAAGGCATCAAAATCCAAGTGAGCGGTCGTCTCGGCGGTGCTGAAATCGCACGTACTGAATGGTATCGCGAAGGTCGTGTGCCACTGCACACCCTGCGTGCCGACATCGACTATGCCAACTACGAAGCTCACACCACTTACGGTGTGATCGGTGTAAAGGTTTGGATCTTCAAAGGCGAAGTAATTGGTGGTCGCCAAGAAGAACTGAAACCACAAGCACCAGCGCCTCGTAAAAAAGCTGCTAAGTAA
- the rpsS gene encoding 30S ribosomal protein S19, whose amino-acid sequence MPRSLKKGPFIDLHLLKKIEVAAEKNDRKPVKTWSRRSMILPQMVGLTIAVHNGRQHVPVLVNEDMVGHKLGEFAGTRTYRGHVADKKAKR is encoded by the coding sequence GTGCCACGTTCTCTGAAAAAAGGTCCTTTTATTGATCTTCACCTACTGAAGAAGATCGAAGTGGCGGCGGAAAAGAACGATCGCAAACCAGTTAAAACCTGGTCGCGTCGTTCGATGATCCTGCCACAAATGGTCGGTCTGACCATCGCAGTACACAACGGTCGTCAACACGTCCCAGTTCTCGTTAACGAAGACATGGTCGGCCACAAACTGGGCGAGTTTGCCGGTACCCGCACTTATCGTGGGCACGTGGCAGACAAGAAAGCCAAGCGTTAA
- the tuf gene encoding elongation factor Tu, protein MAKEKFDRSLPHVNVGTIGHVDHGKTTLTAALTRVCSEVFGSAVVDFDKIDSAPEEKARGITINTAHVEYNSSIRHYAHVDCPGHADYVKNMITGAAQMDGAILVCSAADGPMPQTREHILLSRQVGVPYIVVFLNKADLVDDAELLELVEMEVRDLLSTYDFPGDDTPIIIGSARMALEGKDDNEMGTTAVKRLVETLDSYIPEPVRLTDKPFLMPIEDVFSISGRGTVVTGRIERGIVRVQDPLEIVGLRDTTTTTCTGVEMFRKLLDEGRAGENCGVLLRGTKRDDVERGQVLVKPGSVKPHTKFTAEVYVLSKEEGGRHTPFFKGYRPQFYFRTTDVTGNCQLPEGVEMVMPGDNIQMEVTLIKTIAMEDGLRFAIREGGRTVGAGVVAKIIE, encoded by the coding sequence GTGGCTAAAGAAAAATTTGATCGTTCCCTACCGCACGTCAACGTTGGCACCATCGGTCACGTTGACCACGGTAAAACCACTCTGACCGCAGCTCTGACTCGCGTCTGCTCCGAAGTTTTCGGTTCTGCAGTCGTTGATTTCGATAAAATCGACAGCGCTCCAGAAGAAAAAGCTCGTGGTATCACCATCAACACCGCGCACGTAGAGTACAACTCTTCGATTCGTCACTACGCTCACGTTGACTGCCCAGGTCACGCTGACTATGTGAAGAACATGATCACCGGTGCTGCCCAGATGGACGGCGCGATCCTGGTTTGCTCGGCCGCTGATGGTCCGATGCCACAAACCCGTGAGCACATCCTGCTGTCCCGTCAGGTAGGCGTTCCGTACATCGTGGTTTTCCTGAACAAGGCTGACCTGGTAGACGACGCTGAGCTGCTGGAACTGGTTGAGATGGAAGTGCGCGATCTGCTGAGCACTTACGACTTCCCAGGCGACGACACTCCGATCATCATCGGTTCTGCTCGTATGGCTCTGGAAGGCAAAGACGACAACGAAATGGGTACCACCGCTGTTAAGCGTCTGGTAGAAACTCTGGACAGCTACATCCCAGAGCCAGTTCGTCTGACCGACAAGCCGTTCCTGATGCCAATCGAAGACGTATTCTCGATCTCCGGTCGTGGTACTGTTGTTACCGGTCGTATCGAGCGCGGTATCGTTCGCGTTCAAGATCCGCTGGAAATCGTTGGTCTGCGTGACACCACCACCACCACCTGCACCGGTGTTGAAATGTTCCGCAAGCTGCTCGACGAAGGTCGTGCTGGCGAGAACTGCGGCGTTCTGCTGCGTGGTACCAAGCGTGACGACGTTGAGCGTGGCCAGGTTCTGGTTAAGCCAGGTTCGGTTAAGCCGCACACCAAGTTCACCGCAGAAGTTTACGTTCTGAGCAAGGAAGAAGGCGGTCGTCACACTCCGTTCTTCAAGGGCTACCGTCCTCAGTTCTACTTCCGTACTACTGACGTGACTGGTAACTGCCAGCTGCCAGAAGGCGTTGAAATGGTAATGCCAGGCGATAACATCCAAATGGAAGTTACCCTGATCAAAACCATCGCAATGGAAGACGGTCTGCGCTTCGCAATTCGTGAAGGCGGCCGTACCGTTGGTGCTGGTGTTGTAGCTAAAATCATCGAGTAA